Proteins encoded together in one uncultured Desulfosarcina sp. window:
- a CDS encoding protein-L-isoaspartate(D-aspartate) O-methyltransferase → MNATPNRLISRCPLLLLAALLALMVIGPSEAQADNFADLRRQMVRYQLKGRDIVDARVLKAMSGVPRHCFVPEKLQAMAYQDSPLPIGHGQTISQPYIVALMSQLLAVESGQRILEIGTGSGYQAAVLAEMGALVYSIEIVPELGRQAKKALDPLGYETIHLKIGDGYQGWPQHAPFDGIIVTCAPTRIPEPLKTQLAEGGRMVIPVGPQHHQQLVLLTKEHGEIRQEKVVDVRFVPMVDASGRTY, encoded by the coding sequence ATGAACGCGACGCCGAACCGCCTGATCAGCAGATGTCCGCTCCTCTTGCTGGCCGCCCTGCTCGCGCTGATGGTCATCGGCCCGTCCGAAGCCCAGGCCGACAATTTTGCGGATCTCCGCCGACAAATGGTTCGGTATCAGCTCAAGGGGCGGGACATCGTCGATGCGCGCGTGCTGAAGGCCATGTCCGGCGTGCCACGCCATTGTTTCGTACCGGAGAAGTTGCAGGCGATGGCCTATCAGGACAGCCCCTTGCCCATCGGCCACGGCCAGACCATCTCCCAGCCCTACATCGTGGCTTTGATGTCCCAATTGCTGGCGGTCGAGTCCGGCCAGCGCATCCTGGAAATCGGCACCGGCTCCGGCTACCAGGCCGCCGTGCTGGCCGAGATGGGCGCCTTGGTCTACTCTATCGAGATCGTTCCCGAACTGGGTCGACAGGCCAAGAAAGCCCTCGATCCCCTGGGATATGAAACCATCCACCTGAAAATCGGGGACGGCTACCAGGGATGGCCCCAACACGCCCCTTTCGACGGCATCATCGTCACCTGCGCCCCCACCCGCATCCCCGAACCGCTCAAAACCCAACTGGCCGAGGGCGGCCGCATGGTGATCCCCGTCGGTCCCCAACATCATCAGCAGCTGGTACTGCTGACCAAAGAGCACGGCGAGATCAGGCAGGAAAAAGTCGTGGATGTCCGCTTTGTCCCCATGGTGGATGCGTCCGGCAGGACCTATTGA
- a CDS encoding ABC transporter substrate binding protein, giving the protein MNIPTILTNALATAFVLLAAALPSVAAESRPSENVLLLNSYHPGFSWSDAEEAGVIEQLRQKLPAMDVLIEYLDAKRYPEKSNLARMKRFLIDKYHGKKIDLIIALDDAAVEILTDPHTTLFPGVPIVFAGITSFDKYADRGRKRITGVLETQDIRNTIDTALRLRPGTSAILAISDMTSSGISAQKALEAIVPVYKGRVKIRFLPPCTFEEAQAAVTVLSTDSIILLNSYTVDSTGKALSTKDSTRLIVSAAKVPVYGVHENRFGDGIVGGHLLSGREQGRKAARIGLRILAGENPDSIPIEKAGTTVAMFDYKQMERFDIPVSKLPEGSIVINKPASVFTTHRKFAVTITAILILLVIMILLLAFFSVRLLQARTALRKKSKELDRIFSLSLDLLSVASLDGKFLRLNPAWESTLGYSPDELEGRRFIDLVHPDDVDATHKAVSELSAGKNLIDFVNRYRCKDGSYRWIEWRATPYQGFFAYAAARDITERRQSEEKLRHLSQAWNLAQKMGKIGHWSHDVETREPIWSDQMFLVLGFDPEKAVPDYETFLETLHPEDREKFDEAFQEALNGTPYNIEARVIHSDGTIHWFNTQGFPRADQDGNIVKLFGTLQDITERKQAEVALRFTQYAIDKASDQAFWMTEDGGIFYVNDAACRALGYSREELLKLSVPDLDPSTSPEAFAEHWQDLRKRQSITFETMGRTKDGRTFPVETRANFVVFDGKEYNCAFVTDISERKRMEQSLRENESFQRALLQAIPDLIWLKDINGVYLACNAMFERFFGAKEEAIVGKTDYDFVDQDLADFFREHDRKAIDSGKPRKNEEWITFADDGHRALLETIKMPMIDDQGKLVGVLGVARDITERKKTEEEKIKLRSQLQQAQKMQSVGRLAGGVAHDFNNMLGVILGYGELALEQTDPSQQVHAALREIMKAARRSTEITSQLLAFARKQTISPKVLDINKTVAGMTGMLRRFIGENIDLAWLPGENVWRVKIDPVQIDQILANLCVNARDAIENVGKVTIETGNVVFDESYCAHHLGFLPGEYVLLAVSDNGCGMDAEIACNIFEPFFTTKESGKGTGLGLSTVYGIVKQNNGFINLYSEPGQGTTFKIYLPRQMTNAEYLPEKAEEEPAESGQETILLVEDELSILKMTKLMLESLGYQVVASSTPSEAIRLAQDYAGEIHLLVTDVIMPEMNGRDLAESIQSIHPNIKRLFMSGYTANVIAHHGVLDEGVNFIPKPFSKEKLGTKVRETLDGDNT; this is encoded by the coding sequence ATGAACATTCCGACCATTCTAACCAACGCCCTTGCAACTGCCTTCGTGCTGTTGGCCGCCGCTTTGCCATCCGTCGCTGCAGAAAGCCGGCCTTCCGAAAATGTCCTGCTCCTGAATTCCTATCATCCCGGTTTTTCGTGGTCGGATGCGGAAGAAGCTGGTGTTATCGAACAGTTGCGCCAAAAGCTCCCCGCAATGGATGTTCTTATCGAATACCTCGACGCGAAACGATATCCGGAAAAAAGCAATCTGGCTCGCATGAAGCGTTTTCTGATCGACAAATATCACGGCAAAAAGATCGATTTGATCATTGCGTTGGACGATGCGGCCGTGGAGATCCTCACAGATCCCCATACGACGCTTTTTCCGGGCGTTCCCATCGTCTTTGCAGGGATCACCAGCTTCGATAAATATGCGGACCGGGGACGCAAACGCATTACCGGTGTTCTCGAAACGCAAGATATCAGAAATACGATCGATACGGCCCTCAGACTCCGTCCGGGCACAAGCGCAATACTGGCAATCAGTGACATGACCTCCAGCGGCATTTCAGCTCAAAAGGCGTTGGAAGCGATTGTGCCGGTGTATAAAGGCCGGGTGAAAATTCGTTTTCTTCCGCCATGCACGTTCGAGGAAGCGCAAGCTGCGGTCACCGTTCTCTCGACTGATTCAATTATATTGCTAAATAGTTACACAGTCGACAGCACGGGAAAAGCGCTTTCCACGAAAGATAGCACCCGCCTGATCGTATCCGCGGCAAAAGTACCGGTTTATGGGGTGCATGAAAACCGATTCGGCGATGGTATCGTAGGCGGACACCTTCTTAGCGGCCGCGAACAGGGTAGAAAGGCGGCCCGTATAGGGCTTCGTATACTTGCCGGAGAAAACCCCGATTCGATACCGATTGAAAAAGCCGGAACAACTGTTGCGATGTTTGATTATAAACAAATGGAGCGCTTCGACATTCCCGTATCGAAACTTCCGGAGGGAAGCATTGTAATCAATAAACCCGCATCGGTTTTCACAACACACCGGAAATTTGCCGTCACGATCACCGCAATTCTCATCCTGCTTGTTATTATGATTTTGCTGCTTGCTTTCTTTTCCGTCCGCCTGCTTCAGGCAAGGACTGCGTTGCGAAAAAAGTCGAAAGAGCTTGACCGCATCTTCAGTCTTTCCCTTGACCTGCTTAGCGTGGCGAGCCTTGATGGCAAATTCCTGCGGTTGAATCCGGCCTGGGAAAGCACACTTGGCTACAGCCCCGATGAACTTGAAGGAAGAAGATTTATCGATCTGGTTCATCCGGATGATGTCGATGCAACGCATAAGGCTGTGTCCGAACTTTCCGCTGGAAAAAATCTAATCGACTTTGTCAACCGCTATCGATGCAAGGACGGATCCTACCGGTGGATTGAATGGAGAGCAACCCCTTACCAGGGCTTTTTTGCCTATGCCGCTGCGCGGGATATCACCGAACGCAGGCAGTCCGAGGAGAAACTGCGGCACCTGTCGCAAGCATGGAATCTGGCACAGAAGATGGGAAAAATCGGGCACTGGAGTCACGACGTTGAAACCCGAGAGCCTATTTGGTCCGACCAGATGTTCCTGGTCCTGGGCTTTGATCCAGAGAAAGCCGTACCGGACTATGAAACCTTTTTGGAAACCCTTCATCCAGAGGACCGCGAGAAGTTTGATGAAGCCTTCCAGGAAGCACTAAACGGGACTCCATACAACATCGAGGCGCGTGTGATCCACTCCGACGGCACCATTCATTGGTTTAACACACAAGGGTTTCCGCGCGCCGACCAGGATGGGAATATTGTCAAACTTTTCGGAACCCTGCAGGACATTACGGAGCGCAAGCAGGCGGAGGTGGCCTTACGCTTTACCCAATATGCCATTGATAAAGCATCCGATCAGGCCTTCTGGATGACCGAGGATGGCGGTATCTTTTATGTCAACGATGCCGCCTGCCGGGCACTGGGGTATTCACGCGAGGAGCTGCTGAAGCTATCGGTACCGGATCTGGACCCGTCCACTTCTCCCGAGGCGTTTGCCGAGCATTGGCAAGATTTACGAAAACGACAATCCATCACATTCGAAACGATGGGTCGTACGAAGGATGGGCGCACTTTCCCTGTGGAGACCCGAGCCAACTTCGTCGTTTTTGACGGCAAAGAGTACAACTGCGCTTTTGTGACGGACATCTCCGAACGGAAACGGATGGAACAATCATTAAGGGAGAACGAAAGCTTTCAGCGTGCCCTGCTGCAGGCCATCCCCGATCTGATCTGGCTGAAAGACATAAATGGCGTATACTTGGCCTGCAATGCGATGTTTGAGCGTTTTTTCGGCGCGAAAGAAGAAGCTATCGTCGGAAAAACGGACTACGACTTTGTGGATCAAGATCTGGCTGACTTCTTCCGCGAACATGACCGAAAAGCCATTGACTCCGGCAAACCCAGAAAAAATGAGGAGTGGATCACCTTTGCCGACGATGGTCATCGTGCGCTATTGGAAACCATAAAAATGCCAATGATCGATGACCAGGGTAAACTCGTCGGCGTATTGGGCGTCGCTCGGGATATTACCGAACGGAAAAAAACAGAAGAAGAGAAAATCAAGCTCAGAAGTCAGCTCCAGCAGGCCCAGAAAATGCAGTCCGTCGGACGTCTGGCCGGCGGAGTGGCGCACGATTTCAACAACATGCTCGGTGTGATTCTCGGCTATGGCGAACTGGCCCTCGAGCAGACGGACCCTTCCCAACAAGTGCACGCTGCTTTGCGGGAAATCATGAAAGCCGCCAGGCGATCGACCGAAATCACCAGTCAACTGCTGGCCTTTGCCAGGAAACAGACAATATCTCCTAAAGTGCTCGATATTAACAAGACCGTGGCGGGCATGACCGGTATGCTGCGGCGCTTCATCGGGGAGAATATCGATCTGGCTTGGTTGCCGGGCGAAAATGTTTGGCGGGTAAAGATCGACCCGGTCCAGATCGATCAGATCTTGGCGAACCTATGCGTCAACGCCAGGGACGCCATCGAGAATGTGGGGAAGGTCACCATCGAAACGGGCAACGTCGTATTCGACGAAAGCTACTGCGCCCATCACCTTGGATTCTTGCCGGGTGAATATGTGCTGCTTGCCGTCAGCGACAACGGCTGCGGCATGGACGCTGAGATTGCGTGCAATATCTTCGAACCTTTTTTCACGACCAAGGAATCCGGCAAGGGCACGGGCTTGGGGCTGTCCACAGTATACGGAATTGTCAAGCAAAACAACGGGTTCATAAATTTGTATAGCGAACCGGGCCAGGGAACGACCTTCAAAATCTACCTCCCGCGACAAATGACCAATGCGGAATACTTGCCGGAGAAAGCAGAAGAAGAACCCGCCGAAAGTGGCCAGGAGACGATCCTGCTGGTGGAGGACGAACTATCGATTCTTAAGATGACGAAACTGATGCTCGAGAGTCTGGGTTATCAAGTGGTGGCATCCAGCACACCGAGTGAAGCCATTCGCCTGGCTCAGGATTATGCCGGCGAGATCCATCTACTCGTAACGGATGTGATCATGCCGGAAATGAACGGACGGGACCTTGCTGAAAGCATCCAGTCCATTCATCCAAATATTAAGCGCTTGTTCATGTCCGGCTATACCGCCAACGTTATCGCCCATCACGGTGTTTTGGATGAAGGTGTGAATTTCATACCCAAGCCGTTCTCAAAGGAAAAACTTGGCACCAAAGTGCGCGAAACGCTGGACGGCGATAACACCTGA
- a CDS encoding TetR/AcrR family transcriptional regulator: MGRRPKSQEEIEDFKHKILDVTLRLISKNGYEGFSIRKLGPEVGIAPKTVYNYFKSKEEIYLHIITKGFERLYEALSKNACEEEDPFKKLGALAAAYVRFGLEQSNYYDLMFTWHVPKFNDFRGTELEPLAFTELQTALKSFDLLLQTVEQLAQQYGCIRKEDVRVQAIQLLASIHGIVALKNSTILDYVHDDVNAIIGSLLEGILKPFCPIG, encoded by the coding sequence ATGGGCCGAAGGCCAAAATCGCAAGAGGAAATCGAGGACTTCAAGCACAAGATTCTTGACGTTACCTTACGGCTAATCAGCAAAAACGGATATGAAGGATTCAGTATCCGGAAATTGGGACCCGAGGTTGGGATTGCCCCTAAAACGGTCTACAATTACTTCAAAAGCAAGGAGGAAATTTACCTCCATATTATTACCAAGGGCTTTGAACGGTTGTACGAAGCGCTTTCAAAAAATGCCTGCGAGGAGGAAGACCCGTTTAAAAAGCTTGGAGCGCTGGCTGCCGCATATGTCCGCTTCGGTCTCGAGCAGTCCAACTATTACGATCTGATGTTTACCTGGCATGTCCCCAAATTCAACGATTTCAGGGGAACGGAATTGGAGCCCCTGGCCTTCACGGAGTTGCAGACCGCACTGAAATCGTTCGATCTTCTATTGCAAACGGTTGAACAGCTTGCCCAGCAATACGGGTGTATTCGAAAGGAAGATGTCCGGGTGCAGGCCATCCAGTTGCTTGCATCCATCCACGGCATTGTCGCATTGAAAAACAGCACCATTCTCGATTATGTTCATGATGACGTGAACGCAATCATCGGCTCTTTGCTGGAAGGCATTCTCAAGCCATTTTGTCCCATAGGCTAA